One segment of Leptodactylus fuscus isolate aLepFus1 chromosome 7, aLepFus1.hap2, whole genome shotgun sequence DNA contains the following:
- the GINS3 gene encoding DNA replication complex GINS protein PSF3 produces the protein MWDSYMPVEPSLGREENFLSLDDLLMSQEKLPCRVESGFPRLGFLEKGGDSDHIPEGTKMEMPLWLVKGLYDNKRRIVSVELPKIYREGWRTVFIADANVVDLHKMGPHYYGFGFQLLNFESPENAEIAKTILQTFIARFRRIMDSSQNAYNEDTSALVARLDELERGLFRAGQKGLNAFQSWERGTAAQITASSLVQSYRKRKFNETDT, from the exons ATGTGGGACTCTTACATGCCTGTGGAGCCCAGCCTGGGCCGGGAAGAGAACTTTCTATCACTGGATGATCTGCTGATGTCTCAGGAGAAGCTGCCATGCCGAGTGGAGAGTGGATTCCCCCGCTTGGGCTTCCTGGAGAAAGGGGGAGACAGCGACCACATACCTGAG GGCACCAAGATGGAGATGCCGCTGTGGTTGGTGAAGGGGCTGTATGACAATAAGCGAAGAATAGTTTCTGTAGAGCTTCCAAAGATCTACCGGGAGGGTTGGCGCACAGTCTTCATTGCAGATGCCAACGTGGTGGACCTGCACAAGATGGGGCCACACTACTATGGCTTTGGTTTCCAGCTTCTCAACTTCGAAAGCCCTGAGAATGCGGAGATTGCAAAGACAATATTGCAG acctTCATTGCACGTTTCCGGCGCATTATGGATTCCTCGCAGAATGCTTACAATGAAGACACTTCAGCACTGGTGGCACGCCTGGATGAACTGGAACGAGGCTTGTTCCGAGCTGGGCAGAAGGGTTTAAATGCTTTTCAGAGTTGGGAACGAGGGACTGCGGCTCAGATCACAGCATCCTCTCTAGTGCAGAGTTACAGGAAGAGAAAGTTTAATGAGACTGACACATAA